The following proteins are co-located in the Pseudomonas synxantha genome:
- a CDS encoding phage tail protein — MVETFSYCVQLGGDGEIDQRTWENDFGDGYTQAGGIGINTKSETWNLTHSGVMAVGEELPLVRDFIDRHEGYKAFIWTPPGGVQGRYRCKGYKSKPLGAGLWTLSFTFKQTYTP; from the coding sequence ATGGTTGAAACATTCAGCTACTGCGTTCAATTGGGTGGCGATGGGGAGATTGACCAGCGTACCTGGGAGAACGATTTCGGTGACGGCTACACCCAGGCGGGCGGTATTGGCATCAACACCAAAAGCGAGACCTGGAACTTGACGCACTCTGGTGTCATGGCCGTAGGTGAGGAGTTGCCCTTGGTTAGGGATTTCATCGATCGGCATGAGGGATACAAGGCGTTCATCTGGACGCCTCCCGGTGGAGTTCAGGGTCGATACCGCTGCAAGGGATACAAGTCCAAGCCGCTCGGCGCCGGCTTGTGGACGCTCTCGTTCACGTTCAAACAGACCTACACGCCGTAA
- a CDS encoding tail assembly protein, with protein sequence MTMRTIKLGGVLGKKFGKQYTLDVHSFRDAMAALCMMKPGFEKYLRTAEERGLVFAVFVDERNLGEQELDLVGRGEGDIRIQPIIQGSKQAGMFQTLLGVVLIVAGLFTGGTTSTLGMGLLAAGAAVGLGGVVQMLSPTTKATADGQNDDGNNPSYGFGGAVTTIAQGNPYPLLYGEREIGGAVESGGIYTQDNI encoded by the coding sequence ATGACCATGCGTACCATCAAGCTCGGCGGCGTGCTGGGCAAGAAGTTTGGCAAGCAGTACACCCTGGACGTTCACAGCTTCCGTGATGCCATGGCGGCGCTGTGCATGATGAAGCCGGGCTTTGAGAAGTACCTGCGCACCGCCGAAGAGCGCGGCCTTGTGTTCGCCGTGTTCGTCGATGAGCGCAATCTGGGCGAGCAGGAGCTTGACCTTGTGGGCCGAGGTGAGGGCGACATCCGCATTCAGCCGATTATCCAGGGCAGCAAACAGGCGGGCATGTTTCAGACGCTTCTCGGCGTGGTGCTGATCGTGGCCGGCCTATTTACTGGCGGCACCACCTCAACTCTGGGGATGGGCCTTCTCGCCGCCGGCGCCGCTGTCGGCCTGGGTGGCGTTGTTCAAATGCTGTCGCCGACCACCAAGGCCACTGCCGATGGCCAGAACGATGACGGCAACAACCCGAGCTACGGCTTCGGCGGGGCGGTTACGACTATTGCCCAGGGCAACCCATACCCACTGCTTTACGGCGAGCGCGAGATCGGCGGCGCGGTCGAGTCTGGCGGGATCTACACCCAAGACAACATCTGA
- a CDS encoding HK97-gp10 family putative phage morphogenesis protein, with translation MASSISAQLQGVASTIDKMRSLAPRLQKKGLRRAAREAMNIIRDDVKARAKALDDPDTKEKIWRNVITQEATKQSRREGGVVMRVGIRGGAGSNQHSKDASGNPGGDTRHWRYIEFGTQFTPPAPFMRPAFSSNVGAVTEQFVASLGREIDAALRGN, from the coding sequence ATGGCTAGCTCAATTTCTGCCCAGCTCCAAGGTGTGGCGTCGACGATCGACAAGATGCGGAGCCTGGCGCCGCGACTTCAGAAAAAAGGCCTTCGTCGGGCTGCCCGTGAAGCGATGAACATCATCCGCGACGACGTGAAAGCCCGCGCTAAGGCCCTGGATGATCCTGATACCAAGGAAAAAATCTGGCGCAACGTGATCACCCAGGAAGCGACCAAGCAATCCAGGCGCGAGGGAGGCGTGGTGATGCGCGTCGGCATTCGAGGCGGTGCCGGTTCTAACCAGCACAGCAAGGACGCAAGCGGAAACCCTGGCGGCGACACGCGGCACTGGCGCTACATCGAGTTTGGCACCCAGTTCACGCCGCCGGCGCCATTCATGCGCCCGGCCTTCTCTTCAAATGTCGGCGCGGTAACAGAACAGTTTGTCGCAAGCCTTGGCCGAGAAATTGATGCAGCGCTCAGGGGGAATTGA
- a CDS encoding DUF3168 domain-containing protein, translating into MDPPIFLVCSTDPVVNALIGSGVDCRIYSFGEAPEGVVKPYVVWNLIDGNPENYLAGRPDADGFTLQVDVYAASAGSATQVTAALRGALELKANITRWGASGRDPTTKDYHRSFDIDWITLR; encoded by the coding sequence ATGGACCCACCTATTTTTCTGGTTTGCTCCACCGATCCGGTCGTGAATGCGCTCATCGGTTCGGGCGTTGACTGCCGAATTTACTCATTCGGCGAGGCGCCCGAAGGCGTCGTGAAGCCTTACGTGGTGTGGAACCTGATTGATGGCAATCCAGAAAACTACCTCGCAGGCCGACCGGACGCCGACGGCTTCACGTTGCAGGTCGACGTGTACGCCGCCAGCGCGGGGTCGGCAACACAGGTCACGGCAGCTTTGCGGGGTGCGCTGGAACTGAAGGCAAACATCACCCGCTGGGGCGCGTCAGGGCGAGACCCGACGACGAAGGACTACCACCGCAGCTTTGATATCGACTGGATCACCCTTCGATAG
- a CDS encoding phage tail tube protein — MSILTQGTQVYALVPSAADPAVFVVLEIECATAFSPGGNPADQIEVTCLSDKVRRYLRGLRTPGQASLTLNADPRNASHVRLHQLSEDDSIESVAWAVGWSDGTDIPPTLNAGGDDFVLPPSRTWFVFDGYVSDFPFDFAANTVVSTAATIQRSGGSAWIRKTA; from the coding sequence ATGTCGATTCTTACCCAAGGCACCCAGGTTTACGCGTTGGTGCCGAGTGCGGCTGATCCCGCAGTTTTTGTGGTGCTTGAGATTGAGTGCGCAACCGCTTTCAGTCCAGGCGGTAACCCAGCTGATCAGATCGAGGTCACTTGCCTGAGCGACAAGGTTCGTCGTTACCTGCGCGGACTGCGCACTCCAGGGCAAGCGTCTTTGACGCTCAATGCGGACCCGCGTAACGCGTCCCACGTTCGCCTTCACCAGCTTTCGGAAGATGACAGCATCGAGAGCGTCGCATGGGCTGTGGGCTGGTCGGACGGCACCGATATTCCACCAACGCTCAATGCCGGCGGCGATGACTTTGTGCTTCCGCCATCGCGAACCTGGTTCGTCTTCGACGGCTATGTCTCGGACTTCCCGTTCGACTTCGCAGCCAACACTGTGGTGAGTACCGCCGCAACCATTCAGCGTTCCGGCGGCTCCGCCTGGATTCGCAAGACCGCTTAA
- a CDS encoding phage minor tail protein L, translated as MNYNADIQKLEPGNQIRLYELDATRLGGMLWRFHGHAHEGDIIWQGQLYSPLQIEAKGFDIRGDGRPATPTLQVDDELGGVRGAITALCFQFRDLAGARVKVIETFRHFLDAANFPDGNPEASDQSKTNLWFIEQKTEALPSISVTFSLSSPTDMEGHMLPSQQITKLCRWACRGGYRQEACAYTGTAMFDKKNQPTDNPALDRCGGWWSSCKLRGNTRRFGGSMGASLIASSR; from the coding sequence ATGAATTACAACGCCGACATTCAAAAGCTCGAGCCGGGCAACCAGATCAGGCTTTACGAGTTGGACGCTACGCGCCTGGGCGGCATGCTCTGGCGGTTCCACGGCCATGCCCATGAGGGCGACATCATCTGGCAGGGGCAGCTCTACTCGCCGCTCCAGATCGAGGCCAAGGGCTTCGACATACGCGGTGATGGGCGCCCGGCCACACCAACGCTGCAGGTGGATGACGAGCTCGGCGGCGTGCGCGGCGCGATTACTGCTCTGTGTTTTCAGTTCCGCGACCTGGCCGGCGCCCGGGTAAAGGTGATCGAGACGTTCCGCCACTTCCTGGACGCGGCCAACTTCCCCGACGGCAACCCGGAAGCCAGCGACCAATCGAAAACGAACCTCTGGTTTATCGAGCAGAAGACTGAGGCGCTGCCCAGCATCTCGGTCACGTTCTCGCTGTCCAGCCCCACGGATATGGAAGGGCATATGCTGCCCTCCCAGCAGATCACCAAGCTCTGCCGCTGGGCCTGCCGGGGCGGTTACCGGCAAGAGGCCTGTGCTTATACCGGCACCGCGATGTTCGACAAAAAGAACCAGCCCACGGATAACCCCGCCCTCGATCGCTGCGGCGGTTGGTGGAGCAGCTGCAAACTTCGCGGCAACACGCGGCGCTTCGGTGGGTCCATGGGCGCAAGCCTTATTGCAAGTTCGAGGTAG
- a CDS encoding phage tail assembly chaperone family protein, TAC, with amino-acid sequence MNLAQLKKKGGVIADALVAREVEWKHFDAKGKEVTDKFKVHVRRHAFGVMEAMFAGGEAERFKNARYLSASIMLGDTGEEELPFEDAVNLDSGLGVVLLQAVNEVNNPVKN; translated from the coding sequence ATGAACCTGGCTCAACTTAAAAAGAAAGGGGGCGTCATCGCTGACGCCCTGGTGGCGCGGGAAGTGGAGTGGAAACACTTCGACGCCAAAGGCAAGGAGGTGACCGACAAGTTCAAAGTGCATGTTCGCCGGCATGCTTTCGGTGTCATGGAGGCGATGTTCGCCGGTGGCGAGGCCGAGCGCTTCAAAAACGCCCGGTACCTGTCGGCGAGCATCATGCTGGGCGACACCGGTGAGGAGGAATTGCCTTTTGAGGATGCGGTAAACCTCGATTCTGGCCTCGGCGTGGTGCTTCTGCAGGCTGTGAACGAGGTCAACAACCCGGTAAAAAACTGA
- a CDS encoding phage head closure protein, which translates to MEAGKLCHRVEIQNKITPRDPVTGDFLAPAWVEFAKVWAAVEDLSARDMIAAKAGQSQVTGRMVIRYRAGVLPTMRVIHRGETYSIEGPPLADKKSGLEYLTLLVSKGVKDG; encoded by the coding sequence ATGGAAGCCGGAAAACTGTGCCACCGTGTCGAAATCCAGAACAAAATCACGCCGCGAGACCCGGTTACTGGCGACTTCCTTGCTCCGGCCTGGGTGGAATTTGCCAAGGTTTGGGCGGCGGTTGAGGATTTATCGGCCCGTGACATGATCGCCGCCAAGGCAGGCCAGTCCCAAGTGACTGGGCGGATGGTGATTCGCTACCGGGCCGGTGTGCTGCCGACAATGCGTGTGATCCATCGAGGCGAGACCTACAGCATTGAGGGCCCGCCGCTTGCCGACAAGAAGTCCGGGCTTGAGTACCTGACATTGCTGGTTTCGAAGGGGGTGAAGGATGGCTAG
- a CDS encoding phage tail tape measure protein, giving the protein MASRSLGTLTLDLIARIGGFQQGMDRASRSVASTGAAADAASARINALQGQFLSLSSVASKIAGPLAAAFSLNSVYQATEAYSSLTNRLKLVTNGSDELVAAQKAVFDIAQSSRQPLSATAELYQRIATNQTALKLSGEGVAGVVGTISKTLAISGASAESANAALIQLGQAFASGVLRGEELNSVMEQAPALSQAIAAGMGKTVGQLRTMGAAGELTAQAVVKALQSQAGAVDTLFAKTATTIGNSFTAISNSMTRLIGELDQATGASAKVAAEFVGLSKAIDGSLPGALTSLRNNSDALAQAMTTGLYVALGRVAGGFAQQGAQALYAAASNQTLLTATAATAKGDLYAAQAKQIDAKALLQRANLEIASAQGKVASDRVRQASELASITTVQASLAAERLLEQQRLAAQINDTGRAASISRIAELRLAEVAVTKKVEQAERSLASTTVATSLEIQAAYAKRTAAALAYGETTAVVNAAAVASDRAAAAASIAGRAFGVMAAAGRGLLALMGGPVGLLFVAGALALSFADFRSSTEKAAQGLEGLKGPLDEVIAKFQQLTRDQKAAAMIRWGEAEAEGIKAAGEEYDKLQKMLKTGLVGPRSSASGTAIFLEYKKKIEEASAAGKDLSPILEELRSNSQVDPKFVDSLVKRAGAYSLVKTAQAEARDRLNALNSEMNKGVAVTTGATQATTGMTAAGEKYLKALQTQLGKLQDNNDEVKEANRYIAEHKELSEADKTAIMSAAYASKAQADANKAATKETQSHTSALKANLKTFEDAEENYKRQIALIDETSGKKQKATEVEKLAFEIASGNYAKLSEARQKELQGLAADLDAKKALVKANQDAAKLAALGYNLKESNQSAKDGFDRELAGAGEGDKYKARLKEFLSIDQDFNKQRREMYKEYKDATLAGDPDAQENYDKETALLEEALAERIVIQQDYYNQLDEAQSNWMDGVSSAWQNYVDAATDYSAMAADATSSVLGGAKSSLSTFLSDVASGAEDAGDALGDLVANFAKSTLQALSDMAAQWLVYQAVQMLVGKTTQASAVPTLVANAQATAFQASLAAFASTAAIPIVGPAAAPAAAAAAAAATAPMVAGVASAALAGMAHDGMGNIPKEGTWLLDGGERVVAPAQNKDLTNFLARQTSATESVGSERAGGGGGIHISAPVTVQAQPGMSGDDARKQGEAAGQGLVAEIRRVLQAEMGQGGLLWRRI; this is encoded by the coding sequence ATGGCATCTCGATCTCTTGGCACGCTGACTCTGGATCTGATAGCCCGTATTGGCGGCTTCCAGCAAGGAATGGATCGCGCATCCCGGTCTGTTGCCAGCACTGGGGCCGCTGCTGATGCCGCATCGGCACGAATCAATGCGCTACAGGGTCAATTCCTGTCGCTATCGAGCGTCGCGTCAAAGATTGCTGGCCCTTTGGCGGCGGCATTCAGCCTAAACAGCGTATATCAGGCCACCGAGGCCTATAGCTCCTTAACGAATCGTCTCAAGCTCGTAACGAATGGGTCGGACGAACTGGTTGCGGCTCAGAAAGCTGTTTTCGACATTGCCCAAAGCTCTCGGCAGCCATTGTCGGCAACTGCTGAGTTATATCAGCGAATTGCCACCAATCAGACAGCTCTCAAGTTGTCTGGAGAGGGTGTTGCTGGGGTCGTTGGGACGATCAGCAAGACTCTGGCGATCTCGGGTGCTTCAGCGGAGAGCGCTAACGCGGCGCTTATCCAATTAGGGCAGGCTTTTGCGTCCGGCGTGCTGCGCGGTGAAGAACTGAACTCCGTGATGGAGCAGGCCCCGGCGTTGTCCCAGGCAATTGCGGCAGGCATGGGCAAAACCGTTGGGCAGTTGCGCACGATGGGGGCTGCCGGTGAGCTTACTGCGCAGGCAGTGGTCAAGGCGCTACAAAGCCAAGCGGGCGCGGTGGACACCCTATTTGCCAAGACCGCCACGACAATCGGCAACAGCTTTACCGCGATCAGCAACTCAATGACTCGGCTTATCGGCGAATTGGATCAGGCCACCGGTGCGAGTGCGAAGGTGGCCGCTGAGTTTGTCGGATTGTCAAAAGCGATAGACGGAAGTTTGCCGGGCGCGCTGACCTCGTTGCGAAACAATTCCGACGCGCTCGCGCAAGCTATGACAACTGGGCTATACGTGGCGCTGGGGCGAGTCGCCGGTGGATTTGCTCAGCAAGGGGCTCAAGCTCTTTACGCTGCCGCTTCAAACCAAACGCTGTTGACCGCTACTGCCGCAACAGCGAAGGGCGACTTGTACGCAGCGCAGGCAAAGCAAATTGATGCGAAGGCTTTACTTCAACGTGCCAATCTTGAAATCGCCTCGGCACAAGGAAAGGTAGCTTCAGATCGTGTCAGGCAGGCATCTGAGCTCGCAAGCATCACGACCGTTCAGGCGTCCCTGGCAGCAGAGCGCTTGCTGGAGCAGCAGCGGCTGGCGGCACAAATAAATGATACCGGCCGGGCCGCGTCGATCTCCCGCATTGCGGAACTTCGACTCGCTGAAGTTGCAGTCACAAAGAAAGTTGAGCAGGCCGAGCGTTCTCTTGCCTCGACTACCGTTGCGACCTCGCTGGAGATACAGGCGGCATATGCGAAAAGAACAGCGGCTGCATTAGCGTACGGAGAAACCACTGCGGTCGTTAATGCTGCTGCGGTTGCATCCGACAGAGCTGCCGCTGCAGCCAGTATCGCCGGTCGTGCATTTGGTGTGATGGCCGCAGCAGGCCGCGGATTACTGGCTTTGATGGGCGGCCCGGTTGGTCTGCTTTTCGTTGCTGGCGCCCTAGCACTCTCGTTCGCCGACTTCCGCTCCAGCACCGAGAAGGCGGCTCAGGGCCTTGAGGGCTTGAAAGGTCCGCTCGACGAGGTTATTGCCAAATTCCAACAGCTGACACGCGACCAAAAAGCTGCAGCCATGATTCGCTGGGGGGAAGCTGAGGCAGAGGGTATAAAGGCGGCTGGCGAGGAGTACGACAAACTCCAGAAAATGCTTAAAACAGGTTTGGTGGGCCCCCGATCGAGTGCGAGCGGAACCGCCATTTTTCTTGAGTACAAGAAAAAAATTGAGGAAGCATCCGCAGCTGGCAAGGATCTTTCGCCGATCCTGGAAGAGCTGAGATCTAACAGCCAGGTCGACCCCAAGTTCGTCGATTCGCTAGTAAAAAGAGCCGGCGCCTATTCCTTGGTTAAAACCGCGCAAGCCGAAGCGCGGGATCGTCTCAATGCCCTGAACAGCGAGATGAACAAAGGAGTGGCTGTCACGACTGGCGCTACCCAGGCGACCACGGGTATGACCGCTGCTGGTGAGAAGTACCTGAAAGCCCTGCAAACCCAACTCGGAAAACTCCAAGACAATAACGATGAGGTAAAGGAGGCAAACCGTTATATCGCTGAGCACAAAGAGCTATCCGAGGCGGACAAGACTGCAATCATGTCAGCCGCCTACGCGTCCAAGGCCCAGGCAGACGCGAATAAGGCTGCCACGAAAGAAACCCAGAGCCATACCTCCGCGCTCAAGGCAAACCTCAAAACCTTTGAGGATGCCGAGGAAAACTACAAGCGCCAGATTGCCTTGATCGACGAAACATCGGGGAAAAAGCAGAAAGCGACCGAGGTTGAGAAGCTGGCGTTTGAAATCGCCAGCGGCAACTACGCCAAGCTCAGTGAGGCCAGGCAGAAAGAACTGCAAGGGCTGGCCGCTGATCTCGATGCGAAGAAAGCGTTGGTAAAGGCCAATCAGGACGCCGCGAAGCTCGCCGCCCTGGGCTACAACCTCAAAGAAAGTAATCAGTCAGCCAAGGATGGGTTTGACCGGGAGCTCGCTGGTGCTGGTGAGGGTGACAAGTACAAGGCTCGGCTAAAAGAGTTTCTGTCGATTGACCAGGACTTCAACAAACAGCGCCGGGAAATGTACAAGGAGTACAAGGACGCAACGCTGGCTGGCGATCCTGATGCACAGGAGAACTACGACAAGGAAACCGCTCTCTTGGAGGAGGCTCTGGCCGAGAGAATCGTCATTCAGCAGGACTACTACAACCAACTCGACGAAGCTCAATCGAACTGGATGGATGGTGTCAGCAGCGCATGGCAGAACTACGTCGACGCGGCAACGGATTATTCAGCGATGGCGGCCGATGCGACTTCTTCCGTCCTGGGTGGAGCAAAGAGCAGCCTCAGCACTTTCCTCTCTGATGTTGCAAGTGGGGCAGAAGACGCTGGCGATGCTCTGGGTGACTTGGTAGCCAACTTCGCCAAGTCAACCTTGCAGGCTCTTTCCGATATGGCTGCGCAGTGGCTGGTCTATCAGGCGGTGCAGATGCTGGTGGGCAAGACCACCCAGGCGAGTGCGGTGCCGACACTGGTGGCCAATGCCCAGGCAACGGCCTTCCAGGCAAGCCTCGCAGCGTTCGCCTCGACAGCGGCGATTCCTATCGTGGGGCCGGCCGCTGCACCTGCAGCTGCCGCAGCAGCCGCTGCTGCCACCGCACCAATGGTTGCCGGCGTTGCAAGTGCAGCGCTTGCGGGTATGGCGCATGACGGTATGGGAAATATCCCCAAAGAAGGCACCTGGCTTCTCGATGGCGGTGAGCGGGTCGTGGCGCCGGCGCAGAACAAGGACCTTACCAACTTCCTAGCGCGGCAAACCTCGGCAACGGAAAGCGTCGGCAGCGAACGTGCTGGCGGTGGGGGTGGGATTCACATCAGTGCTCCCGTCACGGTCCAGGCTCAGCCGGGAATGAGTGGAGATGATGCACGGAAACAGGGGGAGGCGGCTGGCCAGGGGCTGGTGGCTGAGATTCGCCGTGTGCTTCAGGCTGAAATGGGGCAGGGCGGTTTGCTCTGGAGGCGAATCTGA
- a CDS encoding C40 family peptidase, translating into MRINQKLQDEIRAHAERNYPAEACGVVIKSAAGREYVPCVNLATTPREHFQIDHKDMARAEDRGEVLAIIHSHPDKAPAPSMADRVSCELHELPWGIVGWPGGDFEWFKPSGFQAPLLGRDFSHGLLDCWAACRDWYAREAGLELPNFERSDLWWEDKDGPSLYEDNFAATGFYQVNEARRGDMLVLQIPTPGRECYFPNHAVIYLGDEPSLISESGPKLGGSGPFIYHHMPGRLAAREIYGWSMANRVKLILRHKDYHP; encoded by the coding sequence ATGCGAATCAACCAAAAATTACAGGATGAGATCCGCGCGCACGCCGAGCGGAACTATCCGGCCGAGGCTTGCGGGGTGGTCATCAAGTCCGCCGCCGGCCGTGAGTACGTGCCTTGCGTAAACTTGGCCACCACGCCGCGCGAACACTTCCAGATCGACCATAAGGACATGGCCCGGGCGGAAGATAGAGGCGAGGTTCTGGCGATCATCCATAGCCACCCCGACAAGGCGCCGGCGCCGAGCATGGCCGACCGCGTCAGTTGCGAGTTGCACGAATTGCCCTGGGGTATTGTCGGCTGGCCCGGCGGTGACTTCGAGTGGTTCAAGCCTTCGGGCTTCCAGGCACCGCTGCTGGGTCGTGACTTCTCCCATGGGCTGCTTGACTGTTGGGCGGCCTGCCGCGACTGGTACGCGCGCGAGGCGGGCCTGGAGTTGCCAAACTTCGAACGCTCCGACCTGTGGTGGGAGGATAAGGATGGCCCAAGCCTCTACGAGGACAACTTCGCGGCGACTGGTTTCTACCAGGTCAACGAGGCGCGCCGCGGCGACATGCTGGTGTTGCAGATCCCCACGCCAGGCCGGGAGTGCTATTTCCCGAATCACGCAGTGATTTACCTGGGTGATGAGCCGTCGCTGATCAGTGAATCGGGACCGAAACTTGGTGGCTCCGGCCCGTTCATTTACCACCACATGCCTGGCCGCCTGGCTGCCCGTGAAATCTACGGTTGGTCGATGGCGAACCGCGTCAAATTGATCCTCAGGCACAAGGACTACCACCCATGA
- a CDS encoding phage major capsid protein — MTDPIQEVKATLETQLKEGFTGLQKKYDAVADEMQKGNTVTTEMKSQIEKQKGEIERVIEQVQKLEEKGIKLRSQPGEAKSFIDLVKNDDAYKSLQAKSVSLADIEVTKSDMASMKEMKVTSAGIVAPNYDPVIQPGIRQELRIRDLLTTVPVSGQNYTYFKENLHTRGAAPVAEGGLKPTSNVTFTTQTDRVKKIAVWMPVTDEALDDVPQLMAYLQELLRYDLKLEEERQILKGDGTGENLNGLMTQATVYDATLTKAGDTAIDLVRRAIYQVRKQSMLSADGIVMTELDWMNIELQKDGENRYLFANLQGLVTPVLWGRPVVTSDSVDEGDVDTGGEFLVANFARSSVLFDRMSFLFKMGLINDQFIKNERALLVEERLGLGVRRREGLVKGRFAAAA; from the coding sequence ATGACCGATCCAATCCAAGAAGTAAAAGCCACGCTCGAAACCCAGCTGAAGGAAGGTTTCACTGGCTTGCAAAAGAAATACGACGCTGTTGCCGATGAGATGCAAAAAGGCAACACCGTCACCACCGAGATGAAATCGCAGATCGAAAAGCAGAAGGGCGAAATCGAGCGTGTGATCGAGCAGGTTCAGAAGCTGGAAGAGAAGGGCATCAAACTGCGCAGCCAGCCGGGCGAGGCCAAGAGCTTTATCGATCTGGTGAAAAATGACGACGCCTACAAGTCTTTGCAGGCGAAGAGCGTTTCCCTGGCCGATATCGAAGTGACCAAGTCCGACATGGCCAGCATGAAGGAAATGAAGGTCACCAGCGCCGGCATCGTTGCTCCTAACTACGATCCGGTCATCCAGCCCGGCATCCGCCAGGAACTGCGCATCCGCGATCTGTTGACCACGGTGCCGGTGTCTGGACAGAACTACACCTATTTCAAAGAAAACCTGCACACCCGCGGTGCGGCGCCGGTTGCCGAAGGGGGTTTGAAGCCCACCAGCAACGTGACTTTCACAACCCAAACCGACCGAGTCAAGAAGATCGCCGTCTGGATGCCAGTGACCGACGAGGCACTGGACGACGTTCCTCAACTGATGGCCTACCTGCAGGAACTGCTGCGTTACGACCTCAAGCTCGAGGAAGAGCGCCAGATCCTGAAGGGTGATGGCACCGGTGAGAACCTGAATGGCCTGATGACCCAGGCCACCGTGTACGACGCGACGTTGACCAAGGCTGGCGATACCGCCATCGATCTGGTGCGCCGCGCGATCTACCAGGTTCGCAAGCAGTCGATGCTTTCCGCCGACGGCATTGTGATGACCGAGCTCGACTGGATGAACATCGAGCTTCAGAAGGACGGCGAGAACCGCTACCTGTTCGCGAACCTGCAAGGATTGGTTACACCCGTCCTCTGGGGTCGCCCGGTTGTAACCTCCGACAGTGTCGATGAGGGTGATGTCGATACTGGCGGTGAGTTCCTGGTGGCGAACTTCGCGCGATCTTCCGTGCTGTTCGACCGCATGTCGTTCCTGTTCAAGATGGGCCTGATCAACGATCAATTCATCAAGAACGAACGTGCCCTGCTGGTTGAAGAGCGCCTCGGTCTTGGTGTACGCCGCCGTGAAGGCCTGGTCAAAGGTCGCTTCGCTGCCGCGGCGTAA
- a CDS encoding head-tail connector protein: MIDLARVKLHLRVDGDQEDALITGYIEGAKSHVAMHCDRELVEGSPVEPDQMGITADVEQAILLLVGHWYENREDAAAGVTPTAVERLLWYRKRF, from the coding sequence ATGATCGACCTGGCGCGCGTGAAGCTTCACCTACGAGTGGACGGTGATCAGGAAGATGCCCTCATCACCGGTTACATCGAGGGCGCCAAGTCCCATGTTGCCATGCACTGTGATCGTGAGCTTGTCGAGGGTTCCCCAGTCGAGCCTGATCAGATGGGAATCACCGCCGACGTTGAGCAGGCCATTCTGCTGTTGGTGGGGCATTGGTACGAAAATCGCGAAGACGCCGCAGCCGGCGTGACTCCGACAGCGGTGGAGCGTTTGCTCTGGTACAGGAAGCGTTTCTAA